Proteins co-encoded in one Natronorubrum daqingense genomic window:
- a CDS encoding amidase family protein, whose product MPIRPPTKQTLRELGESLFLDLTDDELEQFVSLAESRVSAYETVRSYDPESRFGGSDRRERSAGVRVPDEENPHNAWVNRCFVAGDDGGELDGLEVAIKDNVCVGGVELTCGSQVVEGYIPDVDATIVTRLLEAGADVTGKANMDDFAMTRTGHSTFGSVTNPHDDTHLAGGSSGGSAVLVATGDADAAIGTDQGGSVRIPAALCGIVGHKPTYGLVPYTGCIGLAHAIDHPGPMAPDVETTARLLSVISGSNERDLRSHAPVPVEPYHERLEGDAADLSIGVLEEGFDRAEADEGVLERVRTGLDALADEGATLADVSEPMHRDAGDIHTVCTAEGLLDAMIGEGLGHGWKAWYNTSWIEFFGSARRVQADDFPAPLKLSLLMGAYANEAYHSRYYADGMNLVVELTERYDALLAEHDLLAMPTTLDTAPETAPEMDEFDRMREEIVVANTTPFNRTGHPAISVPVGEVDGLPVGLMLVGSRFDDATVLDAAATLEEATPSTPSVPT is encoded by the coding sequence ATGCCGATTCGACCGCCAACGAAACAGACGCTGCGCGAACTCGGCGAATCGTTGTTTCTCGACCTCACCGACGACGAACTCGAGCAGTTCGTCTCGCTGGCCGAATCCCGCGTGAGCGCGTACGAAACGGTTCGGTCGTACGACCCCGAGTCTCGATTCGGCGGGTCAGACCGACGCGAGCGAAGCGCTGGAGTCCGTGTGCCAGACGAAGAAAATCCCCACAACGCCTGGGTGAATCGCTGCTTCGTCGCCGGTGACGACGGCGGCGAACTGGACGGCCTCGAGGTGGCGATCAAGGACAACGTCTGCGTCGGCGGCGTCGAGTTGACCTGTGGCTCGCAGGTCGTCGAGGGGTACATACCGGACGTCGACGCGACGATTGTCACGCGGCTACTCGAGGCCGGTGCGGACGTCACCGGCAAGGCGAACATGGACGACTTCGCGATGACGAGGACGGGTCACAGCACGTTCGGATCAGTTACGAATCCACACGACGACACCCACCTCGCGGGGGGCTCGAGCGGCGGTAGTGCGGTCCTCGTCGCGACGGGCGACGCGGATGCGGCGATCGGCACCGATCAAGGTGGGAGCGTTCGGATTCCGGCCGCCCTCTGTGGGATCGTCGGCCACAAACCGACCTACGGACTGGTTCCCTACACCGGCTGCATCGGCCTCGCACACGCGATCGACCACCCCGGACCGATGGCCCCGGACGTCGAGACGACCGCTCGGCTGCTCTCCGTCATCTCCGGGAGCAACGAGCGAGATCTGCGTTCGCACGCGCCAGTTCCCGTCGAACCGTATCACGAGCGACTCGAGGGCGACGCGGCCGACCTCTCGATCGGCGTGCTCGAGGAGGGGTTCGATCGGGCCGAAGCCGACGAGGGCGTCCTCGAGCGCGTTCGAACGGGACTCGACGCGCTCGCGGACGAAGGGGCGACACTCGCGGACGTTTCCGAGCCGATGCACCGCGATGCGGGCGACATTCACACCGTCTGTACGGCGGAGGGGTTACTCGACGCGATGATCGGCGAGGGGCTGGGCCACGGCTGGAAGGCCTGGTACAACACCTCCTGGATCGAGTTCTTCGGCTCCGCGCGTCGCGTGCAGGCCGACGACTTCCCGGCGCCGCTGAAGCTGTCCCTACTGATGGGCGCGTACGCGAACGAGGCCTATCACTCGCGGTACTACGCCGACGGAATGAACCTCGTCGTCGAACTCACCGAACGCTACGACGCGTTGCTCGCGGAACACGACCTGCTGGCGATGCCGACGACGCTCGACACCGCGCCGGAAACCGCCCCCGAAATGGACGAATTCGACCGAATGCGAGAAGAGATCGTCGTCGCCAACACGACGCCGTTCAACCGAACCGGCCACCCCGCGATCAGCGTTCCCGTCGGCGAGGTCGACGGCCTCCCCGTCGGACTCATGCTCGTCGGCTCTCGATTCGACGACGCGACGGTCCTCGACGCGGCGGCGACGCTCGAGGAGGCGACACCGTCGACGCCGTCGGTACCGACCTAG